Proteins encoded within one genomic window of Bombus vancouverensis nearcticus chromosome 4, iyBomVanc1_principal, whole genome shotgun sequence:
- the Pex1 gene encoding peroxisomal biogenesis factor 1 isoform X1 — translation MQSERFIVKYITVNNCFAYLPDTWLRKLETKENVIQIMHKDETYYMSYNVRPNPSGTLCLGTIFARSLNIEEGDEVFVSLLKDVPISTKINVAPLTAPDREILEIQMEKVQSTLLSQIHVVAAGQPIVAWVSKHTSITLIVESLEPAMKYGRLEQFSEVHVSDTIASTKKNESDENSKQSSSMANNLLSALKKFLPSINDRNSEEDRAAKNYELLQSFRDRKIPTVYRVYPMPSVDAIEGNEYDEIARCPYHVFIPRIQAPEFSQTNDFAICRIKKVPEDKQHLNITNTNFLQEDESPVPKLSTELITRVFILEDLLEKSSTLDRNHFNVNFRHKGVYVSTSLRSSLSLKVGAKVSLCLVDTFETSSPSSIELFSWRNSVSMRDFENFVKTHSFHKELLINARAVIDMDNGCRCIVNISPENCKFAMITENNLGNVRVHVRDVEEESQLRISEHLDQETPLLGKTFTRYLNKILSECELALDLGLGLKTQLPFEYEPENILISGAIGSGKTTICKILIEKLQNPPYFVHTHMMDCRSLKGKKAETLQKIIMTALTECIYYQPSVLFLDDLESITSASLNDEGNTPDSINAARITDILIDTVTQYQESCQVSVIATCASVSTIGQKLRPARGCHFFRTVLAVPNLEKADRIDILQLMLGDKLYVPGDVNWDYYGNKTEGWMVQDLVDMAEKAAFAAWKRHGTVKPPVEIAEEDVAVALKNCTPISLQGVQLYKGAGHVWSDIGGLAEVKRSLVEILQWPLKYPEIFKNAPIKLQNGVLLYGMPGTGKTMLAKAIANECGVNLISVKGPELLSKYVGVSEESVRNVFERALRAKPCVLFFDEFDSLAPRRGHDSTGVTDRVVNQLLTQMDGVEDREGVAVVAASSRPDLLDPALLRPGRLDKALYCPLPNEVDREEILIALCKTQNIDTTGLDLKELAVLTSGFTGADLNAVVTQARLSAFEDAVANAPDGKIEAEDIKVSQTHLIDSIKSTHPSLSRVEKEKYKRIYAKFAKNDNFVEDMLQNQKATLA, via the exons ATGCAAAGTGAACGTTTTATAGTTAAGTATATAACAGTGAACAACTGTTTTGCTTATTTGCCGGACACCTGGCTACGTAAATTGGAAACTAAG gaGAATGTAATTCAAATAATGCATAAGGATGAAACATATTACATGTCCTATAACGTAAGACCGAATCCCAGTGGAACACTGTGCCTTGGCACAATTTTTGCAAGAAGTTTGAACATTGAAGAAGGTGACGAAGTATTTGTATCCCTCTTGAAGGATGTTCCAATTTCAACAAAAATTAACGTTGCACCTCTCACTGCGCCTGATAGGGAAATTTTG GAAATACAAATGGAAAAGGTGCAATCGACACTGTTAAGCCAAATTCACGTGGTAGCTGCTGGACAGCCAATCGTCGCGTGGGTTTCGAAACATACATCCATTACGCTAATCGTAG AATCGCTAGAGCCAGCAATGAAATACGGAAGGCTCGAGCAATTTTCCGAGGTTCACGTTTCTGATACAATAGCAAGTACAAAAAAGAACGAGTCAGACGAAAATTCCAAACAGTCGTCCAGTATGGCGAACAATCTGCTCTCCGCTCTCAAAAAATTCTTACCAAGCATAAACGATCGAAATTCAGAAGAAGACCGAGCAGCAAAGAATTACGAACTTTTGCAGAGTTTTCGCGATAGGAAAATACCGACGGTGTACCGTGTCTATCCGATGCCCAGTGTGGATGCAATCGAAGGAAATGAATACGACGAGATTGCGCGTTGCCCCTATCACGTGTTTATTCCAAGAATTCAAGCGCCAGAATTCTCACAAACAAACGATTTTGCTATCTGTCGTATAAAGAAGGTTCCAGAGGACAAGCAACACTTGAACATAACAAACACGAATTTTCTCCAGGAAGACGAATCCCCGGTTCCAAAGCTCTCTACGGAATTGATAACGAGGGTGTTTATATTGGAAGATTTATTAGAGAAATCCTCTACGTTGGACAGGAACCATTTTAACGTAAATTTTCGTCATAAAGGCGTATACGTTTCGACTAGTTTGAGAAGCAGTTTGAGCTTAAAAGTTGGCGCGAAAGTAAGTTTGTGTTTGGTAGATACATTTGAAACATCTTCACCATCTTCCATCGAGCTGTTCTCGTGGAGAAATTCTGTGTCTATGAGAGATTTCGAGAATTTCGTTAAAACGCATTCCTTTCATAAAGAATTGTTAATCAACGCACGTGCTGTTATCGATATGGATAATGGTTGTCGTTGTATAGTGAATATCTCACCGGAGAATTGTAAGTTTGCCATGATCACGGAGAACAATTTAGGAAACGTGAGGGTGCATGTGAGGGATGTTGAAGAGGAAAGTCAACTGAGAATATCTGAACACTTGGATCAAGAAACTCCTTTGCTAGGAAAGACATTCACGAG ATACTTAAACAAAATTCTATCAGAATGCGAACTCGCGTTAGATCTTGGTCTAGGCTTAAAAACACAACTACCATTCGAATACGAGCCTGAAAACATCTTAATTTCTGGAGCAATTGGTTCAGGCAAAACCACTATCTGCAAGATACTTATAGAAAAATTACAGAATCCACCGTATTTTGTACATACTCACATGATGGATTGTAGATCTTTAAAAG GAAAGAAGGCTGAAACGTTACAAAAAATTATTATGACCGCACTAACTGAATGTATTTATTATCAGCCTTCGGTATTATTTTTGGACGATTTAGAGTCCATTACTAGTGCGTCCCTGAATGACGAGGGGAACACTCCCGATAGCATAAACGCTGCTAG GATCACAGATATATTGATTGATACAGTGACACAATATCAAGAAAGTTGTCAAGTATCAGTAATTGCTACGTGTGCGAGTGTTAGCACGATAGGTCAAAAACTGAGACCGGCTAGGGGTTGTCACTTTTTTAGGACCGTTTTAGCTGTTCCTAATCTAGAGAAG GCGGATAGAATCGATATTTTGCAATTAATGCTTGGGGACAAGTTGTACGTGCCTGGAGACGTGAATTGGGATTACTATGGAAACAAGACCGAGGGATGGATGGTTCAGGATCTCGTGGATATGGCTGAGAAAGCTGCATTTGCCGCTTGGAAGCGTCACG GTACGGTCAAGCCTCCAGTCGAGATCGCAGAAGAGGATGTAGCGGTCGCCCTGAAGAATTGCACGCCGATATCTTTGCAAGGTGTACAATTGTACAAAGGGGCGGGCCACGTTTGGTCCGATATTGGCGGTCTGGCTGAAGTGAAAAGATCTCTCGTAGAGATTCTGCAGTGGCCATTaaaatatcctgaaatattcAAGAATGCCCCGATTAAGTTGCAAAATGGGGTTTTATTGTACGGCATGCCTGGCACGGGAAAAACGATGCTCGCCAAAGCGATTGCCAACGAATGCGGTGTTAATTTAATCAGTGTTAAA GGTCCAGAATTATTATCAAAATATGTTGGTGTTAGCGAGGAGTCTGTTAGAAACGTATTCGAAAG AGCGCTTCGTGCCAAACCGTGTGTATTATTTTTCGATGAATTTGACAGTCTTGCTCCaag ACGAGGTCACGATAGTACTGGCGTTACTGACAGAGTGGTGAACCAATTATTAACGCAAATGGATGGGGTAGAGGACAGAGAAGGTGTTGCAGTCGTGGCAGCGTCTTCAAGACCAGATTTATTGGATCCAGCACTGTTAAGACCTGGACGTCTCGATAAAGCTTTATATTGTCCACTTCCGAATGAG GTGGACAGGGAGGAAATCTTAATTGCCctgtgtaaaacacaaaatataGATACGACGGGGTTAGATTTGAAAGAACTGGCAGTACTTACTTCAGGATTTACGGGTGCAGATTTAAATGCTGTGGTAACACAGGCCAGACTATCAGCTTTCGAAGATGCTGTTGCGAATGCTCCT GACGGAAAGATCGAAGCGGAGGACATTAAGGTTTCTCAGACGCATTTAATCGATTCCATCAAATCTACTCATCCTTCTTTATCCCGTGTCGAAAAGGAGAAATATAAAAGGAT TTATGCCAAATTTGCGAAGAATGATAATTTCGTGGAAGATATGTTGCAAAATCAGAAAGCTACTTTGGCATGA
- the Pex1 gene encoding peroxisomal biogenesis factor 1 isoform X2, with translation MQSERFIVKYITVNNCFAYLPDTWLRKLETKENVIQIMHKDETYYMSYNVRPNPSGTLCLGTIFARSLNIEEGDEVFVSLLKDVPISTKINVAPLTAPDREILEIQMEKVQSTLLSQIHVVAAGQPIVAWVSKHTSITLIVESLEPAMKYGRLEQFSEVHVSDTIASTKKNESDENSKQSSSMANNLLSALKKFLPSINDRNSEEDRAAKNYELLQSFRDRKIPTVYRVYPMPSVDAIEGNEYDEIARCPYHVFIPRIQAPEFSQTNDFAICRIKKVPEDKQHLNITNTNFLQEDESPVPKLSTELITRVFILEDLLEKSSTLDRNHFNVNFRHKGVYVSTSLRSSLSLKVGAKVSLCLVDTFETSSPSSIELFSWRNSVSMRDFENFVKTHSFHKELLINARAVIDMDNGCRCIVNISPENCKFAMITENNLGNVRVHVRDVEEESQLRISEHLDQETPLLGKTFTRYLNKILSECELALDLGLGLKTQLPFEYEPENILISGAIGSGKTTICKILIEKLQNPPYFVHTHMMDCRSLKGKKAETLQKIIMTALTECIYYQPSVLFLDDLESITSASLNDEGNTPDSINAARITDILIDTVTQYQESCQVSVIATCASVSTIGQKLRPARGCHFFRTVLAVPNLEKADRIDILQLMLGDKLYVPGDVNWDYYGNKTEGWMVQDLVDMAEKAAFAAWKRHGTVKPPVEIAEEDVAVALKNCTPISLQGVQLYKGAGHVWSDIGGLAEVKRSLVEILQWPLKYPEIFKNAPIKLQNGVLLYGMPGTGKTMLAKAIANECGVNLISVKGPELLSKYVGVSEESVRNVFERALRAKPCVLFFDEFDSLAPRRGHDSTGVTDRVVNQLLTQMDGVEDREGVAVVAASSRPDLLDPALLRPGRLDKALYCPLPNEAGGQGGNLNCPV, from the exons ATGCAAAGTGAACGTTTTATAGTTAAGTATATAACAGTGAACAACTGTTTTGCTTATTTGCCGGACACCTGGCTACGTAAATTGGAAACTAAG gaGAATGTAATTCAAATAATGCATAAGGATGAAACATATTACATGTCCTATAACGTAAGACCGAATCCCAGTGGAACACTGTGCCTTGGCACAATTTTTGCAAGAAGTTTGAACATTGAAGAAGGTGACGAAGTATTTGTATCCCTCTTGAAGGATGTTCCAATTTCAACAAAAATTAACGTTGCACCTCTCACTGCGCCTGATAGGGAAATTTTG GAAATACAAATGGAAAAGGTGCAATCGACACTGTTAAGCCAAATTCACGTGGTAGCTGCTGGACAGCCAATCGTCGCGTGGGTTTCGAAACATACATCCATTACGCTAATCGTAG AATCGCTAGAGCCAGCAATGAAATACGGAAGGCTCGAGCAATTTTCCGAGGTTCACGTTTCTGATACAATAGCAAGTACAAAAAAGAACGAGTCAGACGAAAATTCCAAACAGTCGTCCAGTATGGCGAACAATCTGCTCTCCGCTCTCAAAAAATTCTTACCAAGCATAAACGATCGAAATTCAGAAGAAGACCGAGCAGCAAAGAATTACGAACTTTTGCAGAGTTTTCGCGATAGGAAAATACCGACGGTGTACCGTGTCTATCCGATGCCCAGTGTGGATGCAATCGAAGGAAATGAATACGACGAGATTGCGCGTTGCCCCTATCACGTGTTTATTCCAAGAATTCAAGCGCCAGAATTCTCACAAACAAACGATTTTGCTATCTGTCGTATAAAGAAGGTTCCAGAGGACAAGCAACACTTGAACATAACAAACACGAATTTTCTCCAGGAAGACGAATCCCCGGTTCCAAAGCTCTCTACGGAATTGATAACGAGGGTGTTTATATTGGAAGATTTATTAGAGAAATCCTCTACGTTGGACAGGAACCATTTTAACGTAAATTTTCGTCATAAAGGCGTATACGTTTCGACTAGTTTGAGAAGCAGTTTGAGCTTAAAAGTTGGCGCGAAAGTAAGTTTGTGTTTGGTAGATACATTTGAAACATCTTCACCATCTTCCATCGAGCTGTTCTCGTGGAGAAATTCTGTGTCTATGAGAGATTTCGAGAATTTCGTTAAAACGCATTCCTTTCATAAAGAATTGTTAATCAACGCACGTGCTGTTATCGATATGGATAATGGTTGTCGTTGTATAGTGAATATCTCACCGGAGAATTGTAAGTTTGCCATGATCACGGAGAACAATTTAGGAAACGTGAGGGTGCATGTGAGGGATGTTGAAGAGGAAAGTCAACTGAGAATATCTGAACACTTGGATCAAGAAACTCCTTTGCTAGGAAAGACATTCACGAG ATACTTAAACAAAATTCTATCAGAATGCGAACTCGCGTTAGATCTTGGTCTAGGCTTAAAAACACAACTACCATTCGAATACGAGCCTGAAAACATCTTAATTTCTGGAGCAATTGGTTCAGGCAAAACCACTATCTGCAAGATACTTATAGAAAAATTACAGAATCCACCGTATTTTGTACATACTCACATGATGGATTGTAGATCTTTAAAAG GAAAGAAGGCTGAAACGTTACAAAAAATTATTATGACCGCACTAACTGAATGTATTTATTATCAGCCTTCGGTATTATTTTTGGACGATTTAGAGTCCATTACTAGTGCGTCCCTGAATGACGAGGGGAACACTCCCGATAGCATAAACGCTGCTAG GATCACAGATATATTGATTGATACAGTGACACAATATCAAGAAAGTTGTCAAGTATCAGTAATTGCTACGTGTGCGAGTGTTAGCACGATAGGTCAAAAACTGAGACCGGCTAGGGGTTGTCACTTTTTTAGGACCGTTTTAGCTGTTCCTAATCTAGAGAAG GCGGATAGAATCGATATTTTGCAATTAATGCTTGGGGACAAGTTGTACGTGCCTGGAGACGTGAATTGGGATTACTATGGAAACAAGACCGAGGGATGGATGGTTCAGGATCTCGTGGATATGGCTGAGAAAGCTGCATTTGCCGCTTGGAAGCGTCACG GTACGGTCAAGCCTCCAGTCGAGATCGCAGAAGAGGATGTAGCGGTCGCCCTGAAGAATTGCACGCCGATATCTTTGCAAGGTGTACAATTGTACAAAGGGGCGGGCCACGTTTGGTCCGATATTGGCGGTCTGGCTGAAGTGAAAAGATCTCTCGTAGAGATTCTGCAGTGGCCATTaaaatatcctgaaatattcAAGAATGCCCCGATTAAGTTGCAAAATGGGGTTTTATTGTACGGCATGCCTGGCACGGGAAAAACGATGCTCGCCAAAGCGATTGCCAACGAATGCGGTGTTAATTTAATCAGTGTTAAA GGTCCAGAATTATTATCAAAATATGTTGGTGTTAGCGAGGAGTCTGTTAGAAACGTATTCGAAAG AGCGCTTCGTGCCAAACCGTGTGTATTATTTTTCGATGAATTTGACAGTCTTGCTCCaag ACGAGGTCACGATAGTACTGGCGTTACTGACAGAGTGGTGAACCAATTATTAACGCAAATGGATGGGGTAGAGGACAGAGAAGGTGTTGCAGTCGTGGCAGCGTCTTCAAGACCAGATTTATTGGATCCAGCACTGTTAAGACCTGGACGTCTCGATAAAGCTTTATATTGTCCACTTCCGAATGAGGCAG GTGGACAGGGAGGAAATCTTAATTGCCctgtgtaa
- the CycB3 gene encoding cyclin B3, with amino-acid sequence MAPSKILNIQNKQSGTNVTNTRKRIATRSQNSALNNVLVKPPVLGKDPRVKRKAEASPPKEKTTKRSALGNITNAIGKTLGTHQTQEPKKTVKKTAVTQVKPFTQTSSIRTLEKVVTKPEVIPQKPKPVPRVKPVKKDDGKVEIPSKIVKVRRSLDLEKSEDSSLYVSALDDIGDDSTKKFRKSNVQPEEIEETDEKNEPSEPQVPAEVEEKLVTNQLDAVPERTLPEGVQWDFDVENWLDPFQVSHYAMDIFDYLKEREHLFSIGDYMEKQVCLSRWMRALLVDWMVEVQESFELNHETLYLAVKLVDLYLTKVIVGKETLQLLGAASLFIASKYDERIPPMVEDFLYICDGAYTQRELIRMEMSILKVVDFDLGIPLSYRFLRRYARCAKVSMPTLTLARYILEYSLMDYSTIMFSDSKMAASALLLALQMKDLGGWTPTLKYYSGYSVDDIRDIVNIMNQGLHRNLKEDGLHRKHKETLTTIHNKYSHKIFFEVATLPLKDTLNI; translated from the exons ATGGCTCCatcaaaaattttaaatatacaaaataaacaaAGTGGTACTAATGTGACAAATACAAGAAAAAGAATAGCCACGAGAAGTCAAAATTCTGCACTAAACAATGTTTTAGTTAAGCCACCTGTTCTCGGTAAAGATCCCCGTGTCAAAAGAAAAGCAGAAGCATCCCCACCAAAAGAAAAGACAACAAAGAGATCTGCACTGGGAAATATTACTAAT GCAATTGGAAAAACATTGGGGACACATCAAACACAAGAACCAAAGAAAACAGTAAAAAAGACAGCTGTTACTCAAGTAAAACCCTTCACACAGACAAGTTCTATTAGAACGCTTGAAAAAGTTGTGACTAAGCCAGAGGTAATACCTCAGAAACCAAAGCCAGTGCCACGTGTGAAACCAGTAAAAAAGGATGATGGAAAAGTTGAAATACCTAGTAAAATTGTAAAGGTTAGACGTAGTTTAGATTTagaaaaatcagaggacagttCTTTGTATGTAAGTGCATTAGATGATATTGGAGATGACAGTACGAAGAAATTCAGAAAAAGCAATGTACAG cCTGAAGAAATCGAGGAAACAGATGAAAAAAATGAACCAAGTGAGCCCCAAGTACCTGCGGAAGTTGAAGAAAAATTAGTAACGAATCAACTGGATGCTGTTCCTGAAAGAACATTACCTGAGGGTGTTCAATGGGATTTTGATGTAGAAAATTGGTTGGATCCATTTCAAGTTTCTCACTATGCCATGGATATTTTCGATTATTTAAAAGAAAGGGAACATCTATTTTCAATTGGAGATTATATGGAAAAACAAGTATGCCTCTCACGATGGATGAGAGCTTTATTAGTTGACTGGATGGTAGAAGTTCAAGAATCCTTTGAACTCAATCATGAAACTCTATATCTGGCTGTGAAACTAGTTGACCTATACTTGACGAAAGTAATTGTTGGAAAAGAAACATTACAATTATTGGGAGCAGCAAGTCTTTTCATAGCAAGTAAATATGAT GAAAGAATACCTCCAATGGTGGAAGATTTTTTGTATATATGTGACGGTGCTTACACACAAAGAGAATTAATTAGAATGGAAATGAGCATATTGAAAGTAGTCGATTTTGATCTTGGTATACCACTTTCTTATCGATTTCTTCGACGATATGCTAGG TGTGCAAAAGTGTCGATGCCGACATTAACTTTAGCTCGATATATTCTTGAATACTCATTAATGGATTATTCGACAATAATGTTCAGCGATAGTAAAATGGCTGCATCTGCACTCCTCCTAGCATtacaaatgaaagatttaggagGGTGGACTCCTActctaaaatattatagcggttaTAGTGTTGATGACATACGAGACATCGTAAATATTATGAACCAAGGGTTACATCGGAATCTTAAAGAAGATGGACTACATCGGAAACATAAAGAAACTCTCACCACTATACACAACAAATACAGTCACAA gaTATTTTTTGAAGTAGCAACGCTGCCATTAAAAGAtactttaaatatataa